A window from Bubalus kerabau isolate K-KA32 ecotype Philippines breed swamp buffalo chromosome 5, PCC_UOA_SB_1v2, whole genome shotgun sequence encodes these proteins:
- the CD34 gene encoding hematopoietic progenitor cell antigen CD34 isoform X3, producing MLGRRGARAGRGMARGWTALCLLSLLPSMEFTSTPITTTATVSASPEISSPVPTTTSDWRSMNSSTLRSTSLYSVSQDSSGTTAVTSVPASTASFTSTSETLPASGAVNSSVQSQTSLATTVPSTLISFATSEATLQPSTFPGNISDSLYNSTSPVTSSINTSPSFSSTQSILKNEIKCSRVKEVKLAHSICLKLNETSSCEEFKKNNEEKLTRVLCQEEQAEVCSLLLAQSEVRPQCLLLVLTNGTESSSKIKLLKRHQSDLREMGIQDISEEAVSSHQSSSRKTLIALVTSGILLAILITTCYFLMNRRSWSPTGERLELEP from the exons CTTCTATGGAATTCACAAGTACACCCATAACTACTACTGCCACAGTGTCAGCCAGCCCAGAAATATCTTCACCTGTCCCTACAACTACGTCCGACTGGAGAAGCATGAACTCAAGTACTTTGAGAAGCACCAGCCTCTACAGTGTCTCTCAGGACAGCAGTGGGACCACAGCAGTCACCTCAG TTCCAGCGTCTACAGCCAGTTTCACGTCTACCTCTGAGACCCTCCCAGCCTCTGGGGCCGTGAACTCTTCTGTCCAGTCACAGACCTCGTTAGCCACCACGGTGCCTTCTACCCTCATCAGCTTTGCGACTTCAGAGGCGACTCTGCAGCCCAGCACGTTTCCTGGAAATATTTCGGATTCCCTGTACAATAGTACCAGCCCTGTGACTTCTTCCATTAATACCTCTCCATCATTTTCTTCTACCCAAAGTATCCTCAAG aatgaaataaaatgttccaGAGTCAAAGAAGTGAAATTGGCCCACAGCATCTGCCTGAAGCTAAATGAGACCTCCAGCTGT GAGGAGTTTAAGAAGAACAATGAAGAGAAACTGACCCGAGTCCTGTGTCAGGAGGAACAGGCCGAGGTGTGCTCCTTGCTCCTGGCCCAGTCTGAGGTGAGGCCTCAGTGCCTGCTGCTGGTCCTGACCAACGGGACAG aaagttccagcaAGATCAAACTTCTGAAAAGGCACCAGTCTGACCTGAGAGAG ATGGGCATCCAGGACATCTCTGAAGAAGCTGTCAGCAGCCACCAGAGCTCTTCCCGGAAGACCTTGATTGCACTGGTCACCTCGGGGATCCTGCTGGCCATCTTGATCACCACGTGCTATTTCCTGATGAACCGCCGCAGCTGGAGCCCAACAGGAGAAAGGCTG GAGCTGGAACCCTGA
- the CD34 gene encoding hematopoietic progenitor cell antigen CD34 isoform X1, which produces MLGRRGARAGRGMARGWTALCLLSLLPSMEFTSTPITTTATVSASPEISSPVPTTTSDWRSMNSSTLRSTSLYSVSQDSSGTTAVTSVPASTASFTSTSETLPASGAVNSSVQSQTSLATTVPSTLISFATSEATLQPSTFPGNISDSLYNSTSPVTSSINTSPSFSSTQSILKNEIKCSRVKEVKLAHSICLKLNETSSCEEFKKNNEEKLTRVLCQEEQAEVCSLLLAQSEVRPQCLLLVLTNGTESSSKIKLLKRHQSDLREMGIQDISEEAVSSHQSSSRKTLIALVTSGILLAILITTCYFLMNRRSWSPTGERLGEDPYYVENGGGQGYSSGPEASPEAQGKAIVNRGAQENGTGQATSRNGHSARQRVVADTEL; this is translated from the exons CTTCTATGGAATTCACAAGTACACCCATAACTACTACTGCCACAGTGTCAGCCAGCCCAGAAATATCTTCACCTGTCCCTACAACTACGTCCGACTGGAGAAGCATGAACTCAAGTACTTTGAGAAGCACCAGCCTCTACAGTGTCTCTCAGGACAGCAGTGGGACCACAGCAGTCACCTCAG TTCCAGCGTCTACAGCCAGTTTCACGTCTACCTCTGAGACCCTCCCAGCCTCTGGGGCCGTGAACTCTTCTGTCCAGTCACAGACCTCGTTAGCCACCACGGTGCCTTCTACCCTCATCAGCTTTGCGACTTCAGAGGCGACTCTGCAGCCCAGCACGTTTCCTGGAAATATTTCGGATTCCCTGTACAATAGTACCAGCCCTGTGACTTCTTCCATTAATACCTCTCCATCATTTTCTTCTACCCAAAGTATCCTCAAG aatgaaataaaatgttccaGAGTCAAAGAAGTGAAATTGGCCCACAGCATCTGCCTGAAGCTAAATGAGACCTCCAGCTGT GAGGAGTTTAAGAAGAACAATGAAGAGAAACTGACCCGAGTCCTGTGTCAGGAGGAACAGGCCGAGGTGTGCTCCTTGCTCCTGGCCCAGTCTGAGGTGAGGCCTCAGTGCCTGCTGCTGGTCCTGACCAACGGGACAG aaagttccagcaAGATCAAACTTCTGAAAAGGCACCAGTCTGACCTGAGAGAG ATGGGCATCCAGGACATCTCTGAAGAAGCTGTCAGCAGCCACCAGAGCTCTTCCCGGAAGACCTTGATTGCACTGGTCACCTCGGGGATCCTGCTGGCCATCTTGATCACCACGTGCTATTTCCTGATGAACCGCCGCAGCTGGAGCCCAACAGGAGAAAGGCTG GGCGAAGACCCTTATTACGTGGAGAACGGTGGAGGCCAGGGCTATAGCTCAGGCCCTGAGGCCTCCCCCGAGGCTCAGGGAAAGGCCATTGTGAATCGAGGGGCTCAGGAGAATGGCACCGGCCAGGCCACCTCCAGAAACGGCCATTCAGCGAGACAACGTGTGGTGGCTGATACTGAACTGTGA
- the CD34 gene encoding hematopoietic progenitor cell antigen CD34 isoform X2, with protein MLGRRGARAGRGMARGWTALCLLSLLPSMEFTSTPITTTATVSASPEISSPVPTTTSDWRSMNSSTLRSTSLYSVSQDSSGTTAVTSASTASFTSTSETLPASGAVNSSVQSQTSLATTVPSTLISFATSEATLQPSTFPGNISDSLYNSTSPVTSSINTSPSFSSTQSILKNEIKCSRVKEVKLAHSICLKLNETSSCEEFKKNNEEKLTRVLCQEEQAEVCSLLLAQSEVRPQCLLLVLTNGTESSSKIKLLKRHQSDLREMGIQDISEEAVSSHQSSSRKTLIALVTSGILLAILITTCYFLMNRRSWSPTGERLGEDPYYVENGGGQGYSSGPEASPEAQGKAIVNRGAQENGTGQATSRNGHSARQRVVADTEL; from the exons CTTCTATGGAATTCACAAGTACACCCATAACTACTACTGCCACAGTGTCAGCCAGCCCAGAAATATCTTCACCTGTCCCTACAACTACGTCCGACTGGAGAAGCATGAACTCAAGTACTTTGAGAAGCACCAGCCTCTACAGTGTCTCTCAGGACAGCAGTGGGACCACAGCAGTCACCTCAG CGTCTACAGCCAGTTTCACGTCTACCTCTGAGACCCTCCCAGCCTCTGGGGCCGTGAACTCTTCTGTCCAGTCACAGACCTCGTTAGCCACCACGGTGCCTTCTACCCTCATCAGCTTTGCGACTTCAGAGGCGACTCTGCAGCCCAGCACGTTTCCTGGAAATATTTCGGATTCCCTGTACAATAGTACCAGCCCTGTGACTTCTTCCATTAATACCTCTCCATCATTTTCTTCTACCCAAAGTATCCTCAAG aatgaaataaaatgttccaGAGTCAAAGAAGTGAAATTGGCCCACAGCATCTGCCTGAAGCTAAATGAGACCTCCAGCTGT GAGGAGTTTAAGAAGAACAATGAAGAGAAACTGACCCGAGTCCTGTGTCAGGAGGAACAGGCCGAGGTGTGCTCCTTGCTCCTGGCCCAGTCTGAGGTGAGGCCTCAGTGCCTGCTGCTGGTCCTGACCAACGGGACAG aaagttccagcaAGATCAAACTTCTGAAAAGGCACCAGTCTGACCTGAGAGAG ATGGGCATCCAGGACATCTCTGAAGAAGCTGTCAGCAGCCACCAGAGCTCTTCCCGGAAGACCTTGATTGCACTGGTCACCTCGGGGATCCTGCTGGCCATCTTGATCACCACGTGCTATTTCCTGATGAACCGCCGCAGCTGGAGCCCAACAGGAGAAAGGCTG GGCGAAGACCCTTATTACGTGGAGAACGGTGGAGGCCAGGGCTATAGCTCAGGCCCTGAGGCCTCCCCCGAGGCTCAGGGAAAGGCCATTGTGAATCGAGGGGCTCAGGAGAATGGCACCGGCCAGGCCACCTCCAGAAACGGCCATTCAGCGAGACAACGTGTGGTGGCTGATACTGAACTGTGA